In Streptomyces sp. 840.1, one DNA window encodes the following:
- a CDS encoding FAD-binding oxidoreductase, with product MFTRQPLDAVVVGAGVVGAACAYYAARSGLAVAVVDSGPVAGGTTGAGEGNLLVSDKPPGPELALALHSASLWRELAQVLPSAIEFEQKGGLVVAADETSLAGLTATAAGQAEAGVQARAVAPDELPGLEPHLAPGLAGGVLYAQDAQVQPALAAAHLLRAARRAGAGVHLGETVTAVLTGPAGAVRGVRTGRGDLLAPAVVNATGVRGGELAALAGVELPVLPRRGFVLVTEPLPRLIRHKVYAAEYVADVSSASAALQTSPVVEGTPSGPVLIGASRERVGFDRTLSVPVISRLAAAAAALFPVLGQARVLRAYHGFRPYLPDHLPAIGPDRRVPGLFHACGHEGAGIGLAPATAALIVAAIREEEPAIDPEPFRPDRFDTAPDGGQTARSPRQEPW from the coding sequence GTGTTCACGAGACAGCCTTTGGATGCCGTCGTTGTCGGGGCCGGAGTGGTCGGCGCCGCCTGCGCGTACTACGCCGCCCGGTCCGGACTCGCGGTCGCGGTGGTGGACAGCGGGCCGGTCGCCGGCGGCACCACCGGGGCGGGGGAGGGGAATCTCCTGGTCTCCGACAAGCCGCCCGGCCCCGAGCTGGCCCTCGCGCTGCACTCCGCCTCCCTCTGGCGCGAGCTCGCGCAAGTCCTGCCCTCAGCAATCGAGTTCGAGCAGAAGGGGGGGCTGGTGGTCGCGGCGGACGAGACGTCGCTGGCCGGTCTGACAGCGACAGCGGCCGGACAGGCCGAGGCGGGGGTGCAGGCCCGCGCCGTCGCTCCGGACGAGCTGCCCGGACTGGAACCGCATCTCGCGCCCGGCCTCGCGGGCGGCGTCCTCTACGCGCAGGACGCCCAGGTCCAGCCCGCACTCGCGGCAGCCCACCTGCTGCGCGCGGCCCGCCGCGCCGGGGCCGGTGTCCACCTCGGCGAGACGGTCACCGCGGTGCTGACCGGGCCGGCGGGGGCGGTGCGCGGGGTACGGACCGGGCGGGGCGATCTGCTGGCGCCGGCGGTGGTCAACGCCACCGGCGTCCGGGGCGGTGAACTCGCGGCACTGGCGGGGGTGGAACTGCCCGTACTGCCCAGACGCGGCTTCGTCCTGGTCACCGAGCCGCTGCCCCGGCTGATCAGGCACAAGGTGTACGCGGCGGAGTACGTGGCCGACGTGTCCAGCGCGTCGGCCGCGCTGCAGACCTCACCGGTCGTCGAAGGGACCCCGTCGGGGCCGGTGCTGATCGGCGCCAGCCGTGAACGGGTCGGCTTCGACCGTACGTTGTCCGTGCCGGTGATCAGCCGGCTGGCGGCTGCGGCCGCCGCGCTCTTCCCCGTACTCGGACAGGCCCGTGTGCTGCGCGCCTACCACGGCTTCCGCCCCTATCTGCCGGACCACCTGCCGGCGATCGGGCCCGACCGCCGGGTGCCGGGCCTCTTCCACGCCTGCGGTCACGAGGGTGCGGGGATCGGGCTGGCTCCGGCGACGGCCGCGCTGATCGTCGCGGCGATCCGCGAGGAGGAGCCCGCCATCGACCCCGAACCGTTCCGGCCCGACCGGTTCGACACCGCCCCCGACGGCGGCCAGACAGCCCGGTCACCGAGACAGGAGCCCTGGTGA
- a CDS encoding pyruvate dehydrogenase encodes MAKQNVAEQFVDVLARAGVKRLYGVVGDSLNPVVDAIRRHSDMDWIQVRHEETAAFAAGAEAQITGTLAACAGSCGPGNLHLINGLYDAHRSMAPVLALASHIPSSEIGLGYFQETHPELLFQECSHYNEMISNPRQMPRLLQTAIQHAIGRGGVSVVSMPGDIASQTAPEKTIEHALVTSRPSVRPGDAEIEKLCRMVDEAKRVTLFCGSGTAGAHAEVMEFAERVKAPVGHALRGKEWIQYDNPYDVGMSGLLGYGAAYEATNECDLLILLGTDFPYNAFLPTDVKIVQVDVRPEHLGRRSKLDLAVWGDVRETLRCLTPRVKAKSDRKFLDRMLKKHADALEGVVSAYTRKVEKHVPIHPEYVASVLDDIADDDAVFTVDTGMCNVWAARYLTPNGKRRVIGSFSHGSMANALPQAIGAQFTDRNRQVVSMSGDGGFTMLMGDFLTLVQYDLPVKVVLFNNSALGMVELEMLVAGLPSFGTTNKNPDFAAIARASGAYGVRVEKPKQLEGALKDAFKHKGPALVDIVTDPNALSIPPKISADMVTGFALSASKIVLDGGVGRMLQMARSNLRNVPRP; translated from the coding sequence ATGGCCAAGCAGAACGTGGCGGAGCAGTTCGTCGATGTCCTCGCCCGCGCGGGAGTCAAGCGCCTGTACGGGGTCGTCGGCGACAGCCTCAACCCGGTCGTCGACGCCATCCGCCGGCACTCGGACATGGACTGGATCCAGGTCAGACACGAGGAGACGGCCGCGTTCGCCGCCGGTGCGGAGGCGCAGATCACCGGCACTCTGGCGGCCTGCGCCGGCTCGTGCGGACCGGGAAACCTGCACCTCATCAACGGTCTCTACGACGCACACCGCTCCATGGCGCCGGTGCTCGCGCTCGCCTCGCACATCCCGTCGAGCGAGATCGGCCTCGGCTACTTCCAGGAGACGCATCCGGAGCTGCTCTTCCAGGAGTGCAGCCACTACAACGAGATGATCTCCAACCCCCGGCAGATGCCCCGGCTGCTCCAGACGGCCATCCAGCACGCCATCGGCCGGGGAGGCGTCAGCGTCGTCTCCATGCCCGGCGACATCGCCTCGCAGACCGCCCCGGAGAAGACGATCGAACACGCGCTGGTGACCTCGCGGCCCAGCGTGCGGCCCGGCGACGCGGAGATCGAGAAGCTCTGCCGGATGGTCGACGAGGCCAAACGGGTGACGCTGTTCTGCGGCAGCGGCACGGCGGGCGCGCACGCCGAGGTGATGGAGTTCGCCGAACGGGTGAAGGCCCCCGTCGGGCACGCGCTGCGCGGCAAGGAGTGGATCCAGTACGACAACCCGTACGACGTCGGCATGAGCGGCCTGCTCGGCTACGGCGCCGCCTACGAGGCCACCAACGAGTGCGATCTGCTGATCCTGCTCGGCACGGACTTCCCGTACAACGCCTTCCTGCCCACCGATGTGAAGATCGTCCAGGTCGATGTGCGCCCCGAGCACCTGGGCCGCCGATCGAAGCTCGACCTGGCGGTCTGGGGCGACGTTCGCGAGACGCTGCGCTGTCTGACGCCCCGGGTGAAGGCGAAGTCCGACCGCAAGTTCCTCGACCGGATGCTGAAGAAGCACGCCGACGCGCTGGAGGGTGTGGTCAGCGCCTACACCCGCAAGGTCGAGAAGCACGTTCCGATCCATCCCGAGTACGTGGCCTCGGTCCTGGACGACATCGCGGACGACGATGCGGTGTTCACCGTCGACACCGGCATGTGCAACGTCTGGGCGGCCCGATATCTGACGCCGAACGGCAAGCGCCGGGTGATCGGTTCGTTCAGCCACGGTTCGATGGCCAACGCGCTGCCGCAGGCCATCGGGGCGCAGTTCACGGACCGGAACCGGCAGGTCGTCTCGATGTCCGGGGACGGCGGATTCACCATGCTGATGGGGGACTTCCTGACGCTGGTCCAGTACGACCTGCCGGTGAAGGTCGTACTGTTCAACAACTCCGCCCTGGGCATGGTCGAACTGGAGATGCTGGTGGCGGGGCTGCCGTCGTTCGGCACGACCAACAAGAACCCGGACTTCGCGGCCATCGCGCGGGCCTCGGGGGCGTACGGCGTACGCGTCGAGAAGCCCAAGCAGCTGGAAGGCGCCCTCAAGGACGCGTTCAAGCACAAGGGCCCGGCGCTCGTCGACATCGTCACCGACCCCAACGCGCTCTCCATCCCGCCGAAGATCAGCGCGGACATGGTGACCGGGTTCGCGCTCTCCGCGAGCAAGATCGTGCTGGACGGCGGGGTGGGCCGGATGCTCCAGATGGCCCGCTCCAACCTGCGCAACGTGCCCCGCCCCTGA
- a CDS encoding ALF repeat-containing protein, translated as MRLTRAALAVAAGALTPALLLAAPAFAAGAASAPATVTASAATDDPGTPVDDMSEEELRIAIFRILADEDSGKGVAREANKALDGTVEDMRTFLKTGYRLAQAEDDTVTVVSLLANPDSGKRVIREVNELLDSNPTPEQLRTWLETGYRLAQAEDDTVTVVSLLANPDSGKRVIREVNELLDSNPTPEQLRTWLETGYRLAQAEDDRVAVARILADPDISSALRAAAEDAIDGTPEELRYFLEHGQYEVDA; from the coding sequence ATGAGACTCACCCGTGCCGCCCTGGCCGTCGCAGCAGGCGCCCTGACACCGGCCCTCCTGCTGGCCGCTCCGGCCTTCGCCGCCGGCGCCGCTTCAGCGCCCGCCACCGTGACGGCGTCGGCAGCCACGGACGACCCCGGCACGCCCGTGGACGACATGTCCGAGGAAGAACTCCGTATCGCGATCTTCCGCATCCTGGCGGACGAGGACAGCGGAAAGGGGGTCGCCCGGGAGGCGAACAAGGCCCTCGACGGCACGGTGGAGGACATGCGCACCTTCCTGAAGACCGGTTACCGCCTGGCCCAGGCGGAGGACGACACAGTCACCGTCGTCAGCCTCCTCGCCAACCCAGACAGCGGAAAGCGCGTCATCAGGGAAGTCAACGAACTCCTCGACAGCAACCCCACCCCGGAACAGCTCCGCACCTGGCTCGAAACCGGCTACCGCCTCGCCCAGGCGGAGGACGACACAGTCACCGTCGTCAGCCTCCTCGCCAACCCAGACAGCGGAAAGCGCGTCATCAGGGAAGTCAACGAACTCCTCGACAGCAACCCCACCCCGGAACAGCTCCGCACCTGGCTCGAAACCGGCTACCGCCTCGCCCAGGCAGAGGACGACCGCGTCGCCGTCGCCCGCATCCTCGCCGACCCGGACATCAGCAGCGCGCTCCGGGCCGCGGCCGAGGACGCCATCGACGGTACGCCGGAGGAGCTGCGGTACTTCCTGGAGCACGGGCAGTACGAGGTGGACGCGTAG
- a CDS encoding protein phosphatase 2C domain-containing protein, with translation MSQQGERPAAQEDDWWRRLYDESAPDAGASQAADSLDDRFDSASDAVGADGPDDRFDSASGAVGADATRGVDALDDREVYGVAAAVPEPRVAPPEPGPVAQAAPVPPPPPTLPPLPPPPPPEEPPRAPWEPPSGTSGPRTFATPVPEPEPVPEPEPVPEPEPVPEPEPVPAPPPPAADPRVARGPLPGQDGQDGQDVEDAQAPPAAGAMPPLPRRPAARRNEDEPPASDAQGPAPAAAPATGAQAHEEPEAPRPVSYVGARPPTYEAEPTALPATDPREIHALVADTVLDGASYGTYTLRAASVRGDSARFRGEPRRDALVTARFGAAESALVLVAVAGGARTAEGAHPAAADACRWIGEAVGRSHARLSEDIRAGRRGELKSGLHRLADRTYGRLRARAAELGLEPHEYTAGLRCLLLSADPGCRTRVFFGVGGGGLFRLRDGDWQDLEPVVPHSGELTGEGVVGFGSASPESGPDGERLTMDLGIATGPSPYIESPVPPPAEPFRFRASVARPGDTLLLCSNGLADPLRDEPALADALAQRWAPGPAPGLAAFLADTQLRVKGYADDRTAVGVWEA, from the coding sequence ATGAGTCAGCAGGGGGAGAGGCCCGCCGCCCAAGAGGACGACTGGTGGCGCAGGCTGTACGACGAATCCGCCCCGGACGCCGGGGCGAGCCAGGCGGCCGACAGTCTCGACGACCGCTTCGACTCGGCGTCGGACGCGGTGGGGGCCGACGGTCCCGACGACCGCTTCGACTCGGCGTCCGGCGCTGTGGGGGCCGATGCGACGAGGGGCGTTGACGCCCTCGATGACCGGGAGGTGTACGGGGTTGCGGCCGCCGTGCCCGAGCCGCGTGTCGCACCGCCGGAGCCGGGCCCGGTGGCGCAGGCCGCGCCCGTTCCACCGCCTCCGCCTACGCTCCCGCCCCTGCCTCCGCCTCCGCCTCCGGAGGAGCCCCCGCGTGCTCCGTGGGAGCCGCCTTCCGGCACCTCCGGGCCCCGCACCTTCGCGACGCCGGTTCCGGAGCCGGAGCCCGTACCGGAACCGGAACCCGTACCGGAGCCGGAGCCCGTACCGGAACCGGAACCGGTTCCCGCACCCCCGCCGCCCGCCGCCGATCCCCGGGTCGCCCGGGGCCCGCTGCCCGGCCAGGACGGCCAGGACGGCCAGGACGTTGAGGATGCCCAGGCGCCGCCCGCCGCCGGTGCGATGCCGCCGCTGCCCAGGCGCCCGGCCGCCCGGCGGAACGAGGACGAGCCGCCGGCCTCGGACGCGCAGGGCCCGGCGCCTGCCGCCGCCCCCGCCACCGGGGCGCAGGCGCACGAGGAGCCGGAAGCGCCCCGGCCCGTCTCGTACGTGGGGGCCAGGCCGCCCACGTACGAAGCGGAACCCACCGCGCTGCCCGCCACCGACCCGCGCGAGATCCACGCGCTCGTCGCCGACACCGTGCTCGACGGCGCCAGCTACGGGACGTACACCCTGCGGGCCGCCTCCGTGCGCGGGGACTCCGCGCGGTTCCGCGGCGAGCCCCGGCGCGACGCGCTGGTCACGGCGCGCTTCGGCGCCGCCGAGAGCGCCCTCGTCCTGGTCGCCGTCGCGGGCGGCGCCCGCACCGCCGAGGGCGCGCATCCGGCCGCCGCCGATGCCTGCCGCTGGATCGGGGAAGCCGTCGGACGCAGCCACGCCCGGCTCTCCGAGGACATAAGGGCGGGCCGCCGCGGCGAACTGAAGTCCGGCCTGCACCGGCTGGCCGACCGCACCTACGGCAGGCTGCGCGCCCGCGCCGCCGAACTCGGCCTGGAACCGCACGAGTACACGGCGGGCCTGCGCTGCCTGCTGCTGTCCGCCGACCCCGGCTGCCGTACCCGGGTCTTCTTCGGCGTCGGCGGCGGCGGGCTCTTCCGGCTGCGCGACGGGGACTGGCAGGACCTCGAACCGGTGGTCCCGCACTCCGGCGAACTCACCGGCGAGGGGGTGGTCGGCTTCGGCTCGGCGTCCCCCGAGAGCGGGCCCGACGGCGAGCGGCTCACCATGGACCTGGGGATCGCCACCGGGCCGTCCCCGTACATCGAGAGCCCGGTCCCGCCGCCCGCCGAGCCGTTCCGGTTCCGGGCCTCGGTCGCCCGGCCGGGCGACACCCTGCTGCTGTGCAGCAACGGTCTGGCGGATCCGCTGCGCGACGAGCCGGCGCTCGCCGACGCGCTGGCCCAGCGCTGGGCACCCGGCCCCGCGCCCGGTCTCGCGGCCTTCCTCGCGGACACCCAGCTCAGGGTCAAGGGGTACGCCGACGACCGCACGGCCGTCGGCGTCTGGGAGGCGTAA
- a CDS encoding (2Fe-2S)-binding protein — translation MIRIRKRTAARTPAALAGAEPGPEFEITFDGRPLRALPGQSVAAVLWAASVLTWRTTRVNGRPRGAFCGIGSCFDCLVTVNGLPGRRACQLPARPGDVVTTQEGDGHAGLRR, via the coding sequence GTGATACGTATCCGCAAGCGCACCGCCGCCCGCACCCCCGCCGCCCTGGCCGGTGCCGAACCGGGGCCGGAGTTCGAGATCACCTTCGACGGCCGCCCCCTTCGCGCACTGCCGGGCCAGAGCGTCGCCGCGGTCCTCTGGGCGGCCTCCGTCCTCACCTGGCGCACCACCAGGGTGAACGGACGCCCGCGCGGGGCCTTCTGCGGAATCGGCTCCTGCTTCGACTGCCTGGTCACCGTGAACGGGCTCCCCGGCCGACGGGCCTGTCAACTGCCCGCCCGCCCCGGCGACGTGGTCACGACCCAGGAGGGGGACGGCCATGCCGGACTCCGCCGCTGA
- a CDS encoding FAD-dependent oxidoreductase, whose amino-acid sequence MGAGPAGLAAAVTAADGGLDVVLLDAADAPGGQYYRSPAPGLGATRPEALHHGWARFAELTDRLGRHRDAGRIRHLAGHQVWTAERTGADWTLHAVTGPDGEGSATLRARRLLIATGSFERQLPFPGWTLPGVVGAAGAQAMLKSGLVLPGRRVVVAGSGPLLQAVAVSLARAGVRVPALVEAAGYGAYARAPRVLAADPGRLREGIRYSAALAGHRVRLLTHRAVTAVHGTDRVEGVTVSRLDRDWRPLPGTGRRIDCDALAVGHGLVPQLDLAVGLGCATRCGADGSAALVLDEDLRTTVPGVWAAGETGGIGGVHLALAEGELAALAVTGDARNGTRARDAHRMAALRRGGRRMRAFAELMGAVHRPGPGWTGWLAADTEVCRCEEVSAGAIREAVDDLGAGDSRTVKLLTRAGMGWCQGRTCGFPVRELAGCPAEAGAPDRRPLACPVPLATLARAARPEDV is encoded by the coding sequence GTGGGCGCCGGGCCTGCCGGGCTTGCGGCCGCGGTCACCGCCGCAGACGGCGGGCTCGACGTGGTCCTGCTCGACGCGGCGGACGCACCGGGCGGCCAGTACTACCGCTCCCCGGCCCCCGGCCTCGGCGCCACCCGGCCCGAGGCGCTGCACCACGGCTGGGCGCGTTTCGCGGAGCTCACGGACCGGCTCGGCCGGCACCGGGACGCGGGACGGATCCGCCACCTCGCCGGGCATCAGGTCTGGACCGCCGAGCGCACCGGGGCGGACTGGACCCTGCACGCGGTCACCGGCCCCGACGGCGAGGGCTCGGCCACACTCCGGGCCCGCCGTCTGCTCATCGCGACCGGCTCCTTCGAGCGGCAACTCCCCTTCCCCGGCTGGACACTGCCCGGAGTGGTCGGCGCGGCCGGGGCGCAGGCCATGCTGAAGTCAGGGCTGGTGCTGCCCGGACGGCGCGTCGTCGTCGCGGGCAGCGGACCCCTGCTCCAGGCGGTCGCCGTCTCCCTGGCGCGGGCCGGCGTCCGGGTGCCCGCACTGGTGGAGGCCGCCGGGTACGGGGCGTACGCACGCGCTCCCCGCGTACTGGCCGCCGACCCCGGCCGGCTCCGGGAGGGGATCAGGTACTCGGCGGCGCTGGCCGGTCACCGGGTGCGGTTGCTGACCCACCGCGCGGTCACCGCCGTGCACGGGACCGACCGGGTGGAGGGCGTCACCGTCAGCCGGCTGGACCGCGACTGGCGCCCGCTGCCCGGGACCGGCCGCCGGATCGACTGCGACGCCCTGGCCGTGGGCCACGGTCTGGTTCCCCAGCTCGACCTGGCCGTCGGCCTGGGCTGCGCGACCCGTTGCGGCGCGGACGGATCGGCCGCCCTGGTGCTCGACGAGGACCTGCGCACCACTGTGCCCGGCGTCTGGGCGGCGGGCGAGACGGGCGGCATCGGCGGCGTTCATCTCGCGCTGGCCGAGGGGGAGTTGGCCGCCCTCGCGGTGACCGGCGATGCCCGGAACGGGACGCGGGCCCGGGACGCGCACCGGATGGCGGCGCTGCGCCGGGGCGGGCGGCGGATGCGCGCGTTCGCCGAGCTGATGGGCGCCGTGCACCGGCCCGGCCCGGGGTGGACCGGGTGGCTCGCCGCCGACACGGAGGTCTGCCGCTGCGAGGAGGTCTCGGCCGGGGCGATCCGCGAGGCGGTCGACGACCTCGGCGCGGGGGACAGCCGTACGGTCAAGCTCCTCACCCGGGCCGGGATGGGCTGGTGCCAGGGCCGGACGTGCGGATTCCCGGTCCGGGAACTGGCGGGCTGCCCGGCGGAGGCCGGAGCCCCGGACCGCCGTCCGCTCGCCTGCCCGGTCCCCCTCGCCACGCTCGCCCGCGCCGCCCGCCCCGAGGACGTGTGA